A DNA window from Caldanaerobius fijiensis DSM 17918 contains the following coding sequences:
- the queF gene encoding preQ(1) synthase → MMSKYDKRWDIDGYDAIDTDILEAIPFEYPDSHTEVKYIEPEFTSVCPWTGLPDFGTITIKYIPSDKLVELKSLKYYLNSFRNVGILQEHVVNRILNDLKNLLDPIEMTVTAEFNARGGISTVATVNYKKEI, encoded by the coding sequence ATAATGTCTAAATATGATAAAAGATGGGATATAGACGGATATGATGCTATAGATACGGACATATTAGAGGCAATACCCTTTGAATATCCAGATAGCCATACAGAAGTCAAATATATTGAGCCAGAATTTACATCAGTATGTCCATGGACCGGTCTTCCGGATTTTGGTACAATCACTATAAAGTATATACCATCTGACAAGCTGGTAGAGTTAAAATCCCTTAAATACTACTTAAACTCTTTTAGGAATGTAGGCATATTGCAAGAGCATGTAGTAAACAGAATATTAAACGACTTGAAGAATTTGTTAGATCCAATAGAAATGACTGTAACAGCCGAATTTAATGCCAGAGGCGGTATATCTACCGTGGCTACGGTAAATTATAAAAAGGAAATATGA
- a CDS encoding ribose-phosphate diphosphokinase, with translation MNVQGSKIKIFSGNANRELAKAIAENVGVPLGDAEVKTFSDGEICVKINETVRGADVFIIQPTCHPVNNNLMELLIMIDACKRASAGRINAVIPYYGYARQDRKARARDPITAKLVADLITVAGADRVLTMDLHAAQIQGYFNIPTDHLLGAPILSKYIINMNIKNPIVVSPDHGSAGRARNFAEKLDCPMAIIDKRRPKENVAEVMNIIGDVKGKTAILIDDMVDTAGTLTLAAEALIENGAVEVYAAATHGVLSGPAIERIESSPIKELIITDSIPLPEHKRSPKIKVVSVAPLFAEAIVRIYEGMSVSKLFE, from the coding sequence ATGAACGTACAAGGGAGTAAAATAAAGATTTTTTCCGGCAATGCCAATAGGGAACTTGCAAAGGCTATTGCCGAAAATGTAGGTGTACCTCTTGGCGATGCTGAAGTCAAAACTTTTAGTGATGGAGAGATATGCGTAAAAATCAATGAAACGGTGAGGGGAGCCGATGTCTTTATAATTCAACCCACATGTCATCCCGTAAACAATAACCTCATGGAGCTTTTGATCATGATCGATGCGTGTAAAAGGGCATCTGCAGGAAGGATCAATGCTGTCATCCCTTATTATGGGTATGCAAGGCAGGATAGAAAGGCAAGGGCGAGGGACCCTATCACGGCAAAACTGGTTGCAGATTTGATCACTGTAGCCGGCGCTGATAGGGTTTTGACCATGGATTTGCACGCGGCTCAGATCCAGGGCTATTTCAACATACCTACAGATCATTTATTGGGCGCACCCATACTGTCAAAATATATTATCAATATGAATATTAAAAATCCCATTGTGGTATCACCTGACCACGGAAGTGCCGGGAGGGCCAGAAATTTTGCTGAAAAACTGGACTGTCCTATGGCGATCATCGATAAAAGGCGGCCTAAAGAAAATGTAGCAGAGGTTATGAATATCATAGGTGATGTAAAAGGTAAAACAGCTATTTTGATAGACGACATGGTCGATACCGCGGGTACTCTTACCCTGGCTGCTGAAGCGTTAATAGAGAACGGCGCTGTAGAGGTATACGCTGCTGCAACCCATGGCGTTTTATCGGGACCGGCTATAGAGAGGATAGAATCATCTCCGATAAAAGAGTTAATAATAACCGATTCTATTCCATTGCCTGAACACAAGAGATCGCCGAAGATCAAGGTGGTCAGTGTAGCGCCGCTGTTTGCTGAAGCTATTGTAAGGATTTATGAAGGAATGTCTGTGAGCAAATTGTTTGAATAA
- a CDS encoding N-acetylmuramoyl-L-alanine amidase translates to MLIYLDPGHGGSDPGASANGMLEKDITLKLAKKIRENLVEKYEVNVALTREDDKDVSLKDRVEMANKAEANFFLSLHVNAGGGEGYEDYIYSGLSALSKTAALREILHSVLANFYTGYRCVDRGMKKAGYYVLKETIMSAVLCENLFIDNAYDTKLLKDEVFIENLARAYTEAIAMTLNLDKKVKLLYAVQVGAYSSIVYASRMANELKSKGYDAIIKEIPAQ, encoded by the coding sequence ATGTTAATATATTTAGATCCCGGGCATGGCGGTTCGGATCCAGGGGCTTCAGCTAATGGTATGCTTGAGAAGGATATAACGCTTAAATTAGCGAAAAAAATTCGAGAAAATTTAGTAGAAAAATATGAAGTGAATGTGGCATTGACAAGAGAAGATGATAAAGATGTGAGCCTCAAAGATAGGGTGGAAATGGCCAATAAAGCAGAGGCAAATTTTTTTCTATCGCTTCATGTTAATGCAGGGGGTGGAGAGGGATACGAAGATTATATCTACAGCGGCCTAAGCGCCCTTTCTAAAACTGCTGCATTAAGGGAGATCTTACACAGCGTATTAGCCAATTTTTATACAGGTTATCGCTGCGTTGATAGGGGCATGAAAAAAGCCGGTTATTATGTGTTAAAAGAGACAATTATGAGCGCTGTTTTATGTGAAAATCTCTTTATTGACAATGCATATGATACAAAGCTATTAAAAGATGAAGTATTTATTGAAAATTTAGCAAGAGCATATACAGAAGCTATTGCTATGACATTAAATCTCGATAAGAAAGTTAAGTTATTATATGCTGTACAGGTAGGTGCGTATTCCAGTATTGTTTATGCTTCAAGGATGGCAAATGAACTTAAGTCAAAAGGATATGATGCTATTATAAAAGAGATACCAGCTCAATGA